A stretch of DNA from Ailuropoda melanoleuca isolate Jingjing chromosome X, ASM200744v2, whole genome shotgun sequence:
GCCCTGAGCCACAATAGTATATTCAAATCCAAATTCTTCAAAGTGGGTATGGGGCAAATAGTTGCCTTTCTGTCTGCCTCCTCCACTCCCTTGGCTCGCCTCactgaccccccaccccaggcaggtTGCCAGCTGACTCGTGTGTGGGggacagcgggggtgggggttagTACTGCAGACTCACTGACTGGCAAGACAATGCATTGCCCATTAAAGCCAGCATCCTGCCTGGGATcagaggggagcagaaggaggtATCTCCTGCCTGCCCGCACCCCGTCCGTCTGCCACCTCCTTCCCTGCCACTCCTACCTTGGGGTCTGGCTGTGCCCAGTGAGGAATGGCGAATGGGGTGCCAACACATGCAGAACCTCAGCTCCCTCTGTTTGGAGGTTTGCCGGGAAAGGGCCCAGAGGGCAGGTACGAGTGCCGGCTGGGCCCTCCTGACAACCCCTTCTCACCCTGGCTCCCAGGCATGCCCACCATGTGGCCCCTGTGGCTCCTCGCATCCCTGCTGGCCctgagccaggccctgccctTTGAGCAGAAGGGCTTCTGGGACTTCACTCTGGACGACGGTCTGCCCATGCTGAACGATGAGGAGGCTTCAGGTGCTGAGACAACTTCAGGAGTCCCAGACCTGGACTCCCTGACACCCACCTTCAGCGCCATGTGTCCCTTTGGCTGCCACTGCCACCTGCGGGTTGTTCAGTGCTCCGACCTGGGTCAGTCCCGGGACCAGGGTGGGCCGGGTGCATGAAGGCGCAGGCCCAGCCCGAGGGCCCAACTGAGGAGACACATGTCCATCCTCATGGGATGGGCATGAAAGGGTGGGGTTAGGGCTGGGGTGGCCCCACACAGGCTCGGGGATCCTGGTTTCAGTGTGGAACGGTGTCCAGTTGTTTGGTTGCAAGCAAGTGGGGCATGAGAAGGGCCTTCATCTGTGGCTGAGTCCCTGCATGCGTgtctgtgtgcatgcgtgtgtgctcGCGTGTGCATGTGTCCCCATGCGCAGACACTCATGCTGGCGACGTCGGCCCTGGCCCCCAGGTCTGAAGACTGTGCCCAAGGAGATCTCGCCGGACACCACGCTTCTGGACTTGCAGAACAATGGCATCTCTGAGCTCCGCAGGGATGACTTCAAAGGCCTCCAGCACCTTTATGTAAGCCCGCCCCCGCCCTGAGGGGCTTCGAGGAGGTGGGCAGTCTGCAGCTCAGGAGTTGGGTGCTTATgggtgtgtacacatgtgtgcaGTGTGAGAGGGGACAGGGGGCCCATGGAGTCCTGTGAGAAGTCTGGAGTGCCCCAGTCACAGGTCACCTGTGTGATGTCCACAGTATAGCAGCTAGAAGCACAGGACAGAATCGTTCAGCCCAATTCCCTCTGTGGCAGAAAACTTTTTGTTGTACGGGTGCATTGCAGCAAGCCGAGAAGGAAGGATTTTGTCATAGCCAGGGTGCAAGTAGGGAAATCAAGTTGCAGAGAAGTGGTGGGCCGTGAGAGGCAGCACTGGCCCTACCAAGCCTGAGAACCGGCGCCTGGCTCTGCACTTCGCCCAGGGGCACAGACGGATCTCCTTGAGGCTGCGCGGGCAGCCCCACGGACCGCCAGCCCTGGGGGACAAGGGAGGGAGAAAGCGGtgagggcggggtggggtggggagctggcGCCCTCACTTTGcacaccctccctgccccaggctctcGTCCTGGTGAACAACAAAATCTCCAAGATCCATGAGAAGGCCTTCAGCCCCCTGCGCAAGCTGCAGAAGCTCTATATCTCCAAGAACCACCTGGTGGAGATCCCTCCCAACCTGCCCAGCTCCCTGGTGGAGCTTCGCATCCATGATAACCGCATCCGCAAGGTGCCGAAGGGCGTGTTTAGCGGGCTGCGCAGCATGAACTGCATCGGTGAGTGCGGCCTGGACTGCAGCAGGCAGTCCCCACCCCGCGGCCGGCACAGACAAGCCTGGTGGGCCTCATAGAATGTTCTGGAGGTTTGTCTGGGGGCATGCCCCAGGGCGGCCACGGCAAGATGAAGAGAAACCGGGGGAccatagagagagggaagggaaagggccAGCCCGCCGGGGACCACCACGGGCCCAGCCAGAGGAGATGAGCAGGCTGGGGTGGAACCCCACCTTGATCTCTggctcccctccctttcctcctgcttccaCTACCCCCGGAGGCCAATGCCTGGACCAACATCCTTGAGAGGTAATGGTCTTGAACAGCCAGGAGTTTGCAATCAGCCCAGTAAATTACCGGAGCTGCTTTCAGGgagagctgggggagcagggccGGTCAAGCCAGCCCAAGCCAGAAAGCCAGCAGGACCTGGGGCTGTGCAGGCAGCCACCCAGCTCCGGTGCCAGGGCTGAGCAGGGCTTCTCTCCTAGAGATGGGCGGGAACCCCCTGGAAAATAGTGGCTTTGAGCCTGGAGCCTTCGATGGCCTGAAGCTCAACTACCTTCGCATCTCTGAGGCCAAGCTCACCGGCATCCCCAAAGGTAGGAAGGCAGCCCCTTTCCCCCATGCTGTTTGGCCTCCATGGCACAGACGGGCACAGatcgggggcggggggctggagACATCTGGAACCACCAGTCAACTCAGGGAGGGCTTTGGTAGTCCTGTGTTCCCATTCACCACCGCACATACAGACAGCCCACACACGTGGCCTCCCCTCCTGCGTTCCATTCAGAGCACCCTCTTTTCCCGGCAGACCTCCCCGAGACCCTGAATGAACTCCATCTGGACCACAACAAAATCCAGGCCATCGAGCTGGAGGACCTGCTCCGTTACTCCAAGCTGTACAGGTGGGCTGGGGGTCCGAGCGGGGTGCCCCGCCCCACTGCTCTTTTCTCCTCCAGCCTTTTGGTACATCTCTTCTGCCCCTCACAGGCTGGGCCTGGGGCACAACCAGATCCGCATGATCGAGAACGGGAGCCTGAGCTTCCTGCCTACCCTGCGGGAGCTGCACCTGGACAACAACAAGCTGTCCAGGGTGCCTTCTGGCCTCCCTGACCTCAAGCTCCTGCAGGTGAGAGCCGCGCGCAGCCGCCGTGCCCGCTTCCGTAAGACCGAGTATGCAATAGGACCTTGCCGCGCAGCTGGCACAGCCCCCTCCTCATCTGGAAAGAAGCAATCACAAGTATCAGTGCTGAGGAAGCAGGGAAGGCGAGCGGGGACTCCACTGTGGATGGCAAGGAGGGCAGGTCATGGGTGGAGAGAGGGTGTGGGGCACGAGCAGGAGTTGGCCTGGTAGATATTGCGGCTGAAGTTTTCCTAGGTGGCTGGGGCACCAGAAAGGCATGGCAGAACCTGGGAGGTCAGGGAACAGTCTGGGTATTGGAAG
This window harbors:
- the BGN gene encoding biglycan isoform X2, whose translation is MPTMWPLWLLASLLALSQALPFEQKGFWDFTLDDGLPMLNDEEASGAETTSGVPDLDSLTPTFSAMCPFGCHCHLRVVQCSDLGLKTVPKEISPDTTLLDLQNNGISELRRDDFKGLQHLYALVLVNNKISKIHEKAFSPLRKLQKLYISKNHLVEIPPNLPSSLVELRIHDNRIRKVPKGVFSGLRSMNCIEMGGNPLENSGFEPGAFDGLKLNYLRISEAKLTGIPKDLPETLNELHLDHNKIQAIELEDLLRYSKLYRLGLGHNQIRMIENGSLSFLPTLRELHLDNNKLSRVPSGLPDLKLLQAVQPEPSPDQPCTSEGRRGGQPRSCRGEAHARLSAPSSGRCPLCL
- the BGN gene encoding biglycan isoform X1, which encodes MPTMWPLWLLASLLALSQALPFEQKGFWDFTLDDGLPMLNDEEASGAETTSGVPDLDSLTPTFSAMCPFGCHCHLRVVQCSDLGLKTVPKEISPDTTLLDLQNNGISELRRDDFKGLQHLYALVLVNNKISKIHEKAFSPLRKLQKLYISKNHLVEIPPNLPSSLVELRIHDNRIRKVPKGVFSGLRSMNCIEMGGNPLENSGFEPGAFDGLKLNYLRISEAKLTGIPKDLPETLNELHLDHNKIQAIELEDLLRYSKLYRLGLGHNQIRMIENGSLSFLPTLRELHLDNNKLSRVPSGLPDLKLLQVVYLHTNNITKVGVNDFCPVGFGVKRAYYNGISLFNNPVPYWEVQPATFRCVTDRLAIQFGNYK